The following are encoded in a window of Brevibacillus sp. DP1.3A genomic DNA:
- a CDS encoding YtrH family sporulation protein, translated as MAQVILTFFVAYGIVVGGALSGGVGAFLTEKPPLLSMAQLADQLKIWGLVGALGGTFDSFLQIEKILMGNLTPVFKQLVMIVVAFLGAHIGTICVHWLVQVRS; from the coding sequence ATGGCACAAGTCATTTTGACGTTTTTTGTGGCTTATGGCATTGTGGTTGGCGGTGCTCTTTCAGGTGGGGTGGGCGCATTTCTCACAGAAAAGCCTCCGCTGTTATCCATGGCCCAATTGGCTGACCAGCTCAAAATATGGGGATTGGTTGGGGCATTGGGCGGAACTTTTGATTCGTTTTTGCAGATCGAAAAAATACTGATGGGAAATTTGACACCTGTCTTTAAACAGCTTGTGATGATCGTCGTCGCATTCTTGGGTGCCCATATCGGAACGATTTGTGTGCATTGGCTGGTACAGGTGCGCTCATGA